The following coding sequences are from one Osmia bicornis bicornis chromosome 2, iOsmBic2.1, whole genome shotgun sequence window:
- the LOC114879240 gene encoding serine/threonine-protein kinase BRSK2 isoform X1 produces MQGKESPVGSNTQETHQYVGPYRLEKTLGKGQTGLVKLGVHCVLGKKVAIKIINREKLSESVLMKVEREIAIMKLIDHPHVLGLSDVYENKKYLYLVLEHVSGGELFDYLVKKGRLTPKEARRFFRQIISALDFCHSHSICHRDLKPENLLLDEKNNIKIADFGMASLQPAGSMLETSCGSPHYACPEVIRGEKYDGRKADVWSCGVILYALLVGALPFDDDNLRNLLEKVKRGMFYIPHFVPPECQNLLKGMIEVDPDKRLTLAEINRHVWVTAAGKGELELELSMMDVVQTHVIPSVDAIDPDVLQAIASLGCFKERDKLIQELLSPNHNTEKVIYFLLLERKRRRPACEDELEVMRGGIRGSSGQLEADPPRKRVDTCRVNGSTALNLGEISHGSPLTPRRQSSTRHHARRSPSTGGCHTHASHSHASTPGSSPLHGSNAVAGLLSPHRAPPSLHLGQTGSPHRMSTVTATAGNGNTANSPAATPVPALPSVGIEINDVQQVAVGVTPPGSPHTGAGSGAHHWRSRLTTIKNSFLGSPRFHRRKLLTSTEEVHLTPDSSPELTKKSWFGSLMTTEKDETFTVLVKGKALASVKADLIHAFLSIAELSHSVSSPMSFRVEYKRGSTAPAMFQRQVRFQVDISAISKQPNEPLFAITFTLLSGNIRRFRRVCEHIQSQVCSRNVGMNLGGQSRAAPPSPRASRKFAATEMSESSSCGSDTSERLFLSPHPATRQIDSDLESDTSVFDVKSPSRENGRRSSTSTNNNNPLPGDATPTPGSPTKAVRSNSESQNTPEKKCVTTMSGNNIA; encoded by the exons GATTGGTCAAGCTCGGGGTGCACTGTGTGTTGGGCAAGAAAGTGGCGATCAAGATCATCAATCGGGAGAAATTGTCGGAGTCCGTGTTGATGAAGGTGGAACGAGAGATAGCGATCATGAAGCTGATCGATCATCCTCACGTGCTCGGCTTGTCGGATGTATACGAGAACAAGAAATACCT ATATCTCGTTCTGGAACACGTTTCCGGCGGGGAGCTTTTCGACTATTTAGTGAAAAAGGGTAGACTAACGCCGAAGGAAGCGAGGAGATTTTTTCGACAGATCATTTCTGCGTTAGACTTTTGTCACAGTCATAGTATATG TCACAGAGACTTGAAGCCTGAAAATCTGTTGCTGGACGAGAAGAACAACATCAAGATCGCGGATTTCGGGATGGCGTCTTTGCAACCTGCCGGATCGATGCTGGAAACTAGCTGCGGTTCCCCTCATTACGCCTGCCCCGAAGTTATCCGA GGTGAAAAGTACGACGGTAGGAAGGCGGACGTTTGGTCGTGCGGGGTGATACTTTACGCGCTTCTGGTAGGCGCGTTGCCCTTCGACGACGACAATTTAAGGAACCTGTTGGAGAAAGTGAAACGGGGTATGTTTTACATACCTCACTTCGTGCCGCCCGAGTGCCAGAATCTTCTGAAGGGGATGATCGAGGTGGATCCGGACAAGAGGCTGACG CTGGCGGAAATAAACAGGCACGTGTGGGTGACGGCGGCGGGCAAGGGCGAATTGGAACTGGAACTGTCGATGATGGACGTGGTGCAAACCCACGTTATTCCGTCCGTGGATGCGATCGATCCAGACGTGTTGCAGGCGATCGCGAGCCTGGGTTGTTTCAAGGAACGGGACAAACTTATTCAAGAACTCCTCAGCCCGAA CCACAACACGGAGAAGGTGATATATTTCCTGTTGCTCGAGAGGAAACGAAGAAGACCAGCGTGCGAGGATGAATTAGAGGTAATGAGAGGAGGGATTCGAGGATCCTCGGGACAATTGGAAGCGGATCCTCCGAGGAAACGAGTGGACACGTGTCGAGTGAACGGAAGCACGGCCCTGAATCTCGGGGAAATCAGCCACGGATCTCCTTTAACCCCCAGGAGGCAGTCCAG TACCAGGCATCATGCTCGTCGTTCGCCGAGCACGGGAGGCTGCCACACGCACGCGTCGCATTCGCACGCTTCGACGCCAGGCAGCTCGCCGTTACACGGTTCGAACGCGGTCGCGGGTCTCCTGAGTCCCCACAGGGCACCACCGTCGTTGCACTTAGGACAGACCGGAAGTCCTCACCGGATGTCCACGGTGACGGCAACCGCGGGCAACGGGAACACCGCCAATTCGCCCGCCGCCACCCCGGTCCCGGCTCTGCCCAGCGTCGGGATAGAGATAAACGACGTTCAACAGG TCGCGGTCGGCGTTACACCGCCAGGCTCGCCCCACACTGGAGCAGGTTCCGGCGCCCATCACTGGAGGTCCAGGCTAACAACCATCAAGAACTCCTTCCTTGGAAGTCCCCGATTTCATCGGCGCAAATTGCTCACGAGTACCGAGGAG GTACACCTCACTCCGGATTCCTCTCCGGAGCTAACGAAGAAATCGTGGTTCGGTAGTTTGATGACCACGGAAAAGGACGAAACGTTCACGGTTCTCGTTAAAGGGAAAGCATTGGCCAGCGTGAAAGCAGATTTGATTCACGCTTTTTTATCG ATAGCAGAATTATCCCACAGCGTGAGCTCCCCCATGTCGTTCAGAGTGGAATACAAACGAGGAAGCACGGCACCCGCGATGTTTCAAAGACAAGTGAGATTCCAAGTGGACATCAGTGCGATTTCGAAGCAACCGAACGAACCACTGTTCGCCATTACTTTCACTCTGCTGAGCG GAAACATTCGACGATTCCGAAGGGTCTGCGAGCACATACAGTCGCAGGTGTGCTCGAGAAACGTGGGAATGAATTTGGGAGGTCAGAGCAGGGCGGCACCACCTAGTCCAAGGGCGTCGCGAAAATTCGCCGCCACGGAGATGAGCGAAAGTTCGAGCTGCGGTAGCGACACTAGCGAACGACTGTTCCTTAGTCCGCATCCAGCTACCAGACAG ATCGATTCGGACCTCGAATCGGACACGTCCGTGTTCGACGTGAAATCGCCGAGCAGGGAAAACGGTCGTCGAAGTTCCACGTCGACGAACAACAACAATCCGCTGCCGGGCGACGCGACGCCGACGCCCGGAAGTCCGACGAAGGCGGTCCGCAGCAACTCGGAGAGCCAAAACACGCCGGAAAAGAAATGCGTGACCACGATGAGCGGCAACAATATAGCGTGA
- the LOC114879240 gene encoding serine/threonine-protein kinase BRSK2 isoform X2: MQGKESPVGSNTQETHQYVGPYRLEKTLGKGQTGLVKLGVHCVLGKKVAIKIINREKLSESVLMKVEREIAIMKLIDHPHVLGLSDVYENKKYLYLVLEHVSGGELFDYLVKKGRLTPKEARRFFRQIISALDFCHSHSICHRDLKPENLLLDEKNNIKIADFGMASLQPAGSMLETSCGSPHYACPEVIRGEKYDGRKADVWSCGVILYALLVGALPFDDDNLRNLLEKVKRGMFYIPHFVPPECQNLLKGMIEVDPDKRLTLAEINRHVWVTAAGKGELELELSMMDVVQTHVIPSVDAIDPDVLQAIASLGCFKERDKLIQELLSPNHNTEKVIYFLLLERKRRRPACEDELEVMRGGIRGSSGQLEADPPRKRVDTCRVNGSTALNLGEISHGSPLTPRRQSSTRHHARRSPSTGGCHTHASHSHASTPGSSPLHGSNAVAGLLSPHRAPPSLHLGQTGSPHRMSTVTATAGNGNTANSPAATPVPALPSVGIEINDVQQVAVGVTPPGSPHTGAGSGAHHWRSRLTTIKNSFLGSPRFHRRKLLTSTEEVHLTPDSSPELTKKSWFGSLMTTEKDETFTVLVKGKALASVKADLIHAFLSIAELSHSVSSPMSFRVEYKRGSTAPAMFQRQVRFQVDISAISKQPNEPLFAITFTLLSGTKRASLRACRWKREPRLEFL, translated from the exons GATTGGTCAAGCTCGGGGTGCACTGTGTGTTGGGCAAGAAAGTGGCGATCAAGATCATCAATCGGGAGAAATTGTCGGAGTCCGTGTTGATGAAGGTGGAACGAGAGATAGCGATCATGAAGCTGATCGATCATCCTCACGTGCTCGGCTTGTCGGATGTATACGAGAACAAGAAATACCT ATATCTCGTTCTGGAACACGTTTCCGGCGGGGAGCTTTTCGACTATTTAGTGAAAAAGGGTAGACTAACGCCGAAGGAAGCGAGGAGATTTTTTCGACAGATCATTTCTGCGTTAGACTTTTGTCACAGTCATAGTATATG TCACAGAGACTTGAAGCCTGAAAATCTGTTGCTGGACGAGAAGAACAACATCAAGATCGCGGATTTCGGGATGGCGTCTTTGCAACCTGCCGGATCGATGCTGGAAACTAGCTGCGGTTCCCCTCATTACGCCTGCCCCGAAGTTATCCGA GGTGAAAAGTACGACGGTAGGAAGGCGGACGTTTGGTCGTGCGGGGTGATACTTTACGCGCTTCTGGTAGGCGCGTTGCCCTTCGACGACGACAATTTAAGGAACCTGTTGGAGAAAGTGAAACGGGGTATGTTTTACATACCTCACTTCGTGCCGCCCGAGTGCCAGAATCTTCTGAAGGGGATGATCGAGGTGGATCCGGACAAGAGGCTGACG CTGGCGGAAATAAACAGGCACGTGTGGGTGACGGCGGCGGGCAAGGGCGAATTGGAACTGGAACTGTCGATGATGGACGTGGTGCAAACCCACGTTATTCCGTCCGTGGATGCGATCGATCCAGACGTGTTGCAGGCGATCGCGAGCCTGGGTTGTTTCAAGGAACGGGACAAACTTATTCAAGAACTCCTCAGCCCGAA CCACAACACGGAGAAGGTGATATATTTCCTGTTGCTCGAGAGGAAACGAAGAAGACCAGCGTGCGAGGATGAATTAGAGGTAATGAGAGGAGGGATTCGAGGATCCTCGGGACAATTGGAAGCGGATCCTCCGAGGAAACGAGTGGACACGTGTCGAGTGAACGGAAGCACGGCCCTGAATCTCGGGGAAATCAGCCACGGATCTCCTTTAACCCCCAGGAGGCAGTCCAG TACCAGGCATCATGCTCGTCGTTCGCCGAGCACGGGAGGCTGCCACACGCACGCGTCGCATTCGCACGCTTCGACGCCAGGCAGCTCGCCGTTACACGGTTCGAACGCGGTCGCGGGTCTCCTGAGTCCCCACAGGGCACCACCGTCGTTGCACTTAGGACAGACCGGAAGTCCTCACCGGATGTCCACGGTGACGGCAACCGCGGGCAACGGGAACACCGCCAATTCGCCCGCCGCCACCCCGGTCCCGGCTCTGCCCAGCGTCGGGATAGAGATAAACGACGTTCAACAGG TCGCGGTCGGCGTTACACCGCCAGGCTCGCCCCACACTGGAGCAGGTTCCGGCGCCCATCACTGGAGGTCCAGGCTAACAACCATCAAGAACTCCTTCCTTGGAAGTCCCCGATTTCATCGGCGCAAATTGCTCACGAGTACCGAGGAG GTACACCTCACTCCGGATTCCTCTCCGGAGCTAACGAAGAAATCGTGGTTCGGTAGTTTGATGACCACGGAAAAGGACGAAACGTTCACGGTTCTCGTTAAAGGGAAAGCATTGGCCAGCGTGAAAGCAGATTTGATTCACGCTTTTTTATCG ATAGCAGAATTATCCCACAGCGTGAGCTCCCCCATGTCGTTCAGAGTGGAATACAAACGAGGAAGCACGGCACCCGCGATGTTTCAAAGACAAGTGAGATTCCAAGTGGACATCAGTGCGATTTCGAAGCAACCGAACGAACCACTGTTCGCCATTACTTTCACTCTGCTGAGCG GGACGAAACGCGCCTCGTTACGAGCCTGTCGTTGGAAACGAGAACCGCGACTCGAATTTctctga
- the LOC114879243 gene encoding apoptosis regulatory protein Siva-like — translation MPKRPCPFEDDLLPQMKVHVGQKQVDNGVNHEERMKIVYGKTLNLLKEGVKTLSQRLNNSTEIDSIDLLSPQVLSSCKSKHEHNSKQMVLNSKLQLLGADKAIQDIQPKYDLCECSKVINPTTCNKCSYCDQLLCNSCLLECISCSELFCQNCSLPVYDHEEKSKCLNCYR, via the exons ATGCCGAAACGTCCGTGTCCGTTTGAGGATGATTTATTGCCTCAAATGAAAGTACACGTAGGTCAAAAACAAGTTGACAACGGCGTGAACCATGAAGAAcgaatgaaaattgtttatg GAAAAACtctaaatttattaaaagaagGTGTCAAAACATTATCACAGAGGCTCAACAATTCCACAGAGATAGATTCCATTGATCTACTATCACCACAAGTACTTTCCTCTTGCAAATCCAAACATGAACATAATTCTAAGCAAATGGTATTAAATagtaaattacaattattaggAGCAGATAAAGCCATACAG GATATTCAACCAAAATATGATCTTTGTGAATGCAGCAAAGTAATAAATCCAACTACATGTAACAAATGTTCTTATTGTGATCAACTATTATGTAATTCTTGTCTGTTAGAATGTATTAGTTGTTCAGAGTTGTTTTGTCAGAATTGTTCTTTACCTGT GTATGATCATGAAGAAAAAAGCAAGTGCCTTAATTGTTATAGATGA
- the LOC114879242 gene encoding LOW QUALITY PROTEIN: probable serine/threonine-protein kinase clkA (The sequence of the model RefSeq protein was modified relative to this genomic sequence to represent the inferred CDS: substituted 1 base at 1 genomic stop codon), with protein sequence MSKNNNTTKREKESKISAHTNEEKNVKMTLEEKKKSIKKKGGYNVLQHPKKKNGKQLIKQKNTSQKTTKKLNVSNMLIKCNKELYDYQIQQLDLILKQSLNCPTLTQDELKMLFVKYKSDGHYRANTTLPPFTNFSDNTCDVINENQYYNQMQYVPTHNIDKIHPKNITNTIINPYCNTDNEIQPLKENVSVCENTQSNLKCHLPQSIEIPETSNMDSLTENKCLSVDCNPLNNSNCEHMFTNHDIQMYQNNINVLNDIQNFNQFKSDLNIVSTENVTKEHLNYKYTNKNLLYNIFDSNLQYGNLNNSEISQQNDIYSILQYNDLQLNSDFCNDIXLNKWNTDENNNLLYKNANNLL encoded by the exons ATGTCAAAAA ATAACAATACaacgaaaagagaaaaggaatcAAAAATATCAGCACATACCAATGAAGAAAAGAATGTCAAAATGACattagaagaaaagaaaaag AGtattaagaaaaaaggagGATATAATGTATTACAACAtcctaaaaagaaaaatgggaaacaactaattaaacaaaaaaatacatCTCAGAAAACTACTAAAAAGTTAAATGTCTCAAATATGCTCATAAAATGTAACAAAGAATTGTATGATTATCAAATTCAGCAACTGGATCTGATCCTCAAACAGTCTCTAAATTGCCCAACATTAACACAGgatgaattaaaaatgttatttgtGAAATACAAGTCAGATGGACATTATAGAGCTAATACAACTTTGCCACCATTTACAAATTTCTCAGACAACACATGTGATGTGATTAATGAAAACCAGTATTATAATCAAATGCAATATGTACCTACTCATAATATTGACAAAATACATCCTAAAAACATTACAAATACAATTATAAACCCATACTGCAATACTGATAATGAAATTCAACCTCTGAAAGAAAATGTAAGTGTGTGTGAAAATACACaatcaaatttaaaatgtcATCTACCACAAAGTATTGAGATTCCTGAAACAAGTAATATGGATAGCTTAACTGAGAATAAGTGTCTTTCTGTTGATTGCAATCCTTTAAACAATAGCAACTGTGAGCATATGTTTACAAACCATGATATACAAATGTATCAAAATAACATTAATGTATTGAATGATATTCAGAATTTTAACCAATTTAAATCAGATTTGAATATTGTCAGTACCGAAAATGTAACAAAAGAACATCTTAATTATAAATACACAAACAAAAATTtactttataatatatttgatTCAAATTTACAATACGGAAATTTAAACAATAGTGAGATTTCACAGCAAAATGATATatacagtatattacaatataatgACTTGCAGTTGAATTCAGATTTTTGCAATgatatttgattaaataaatggAACACGGATGAAAACAATAACCTACTCTACAAAAATGCAAATAACCTACTCtaa